In the genome of Gordonia rubripertincta, one region contains:
- a CDS encoding GNAT family N-acetyltransferase, which translates to MSHSPAPVEVRPVKSSPVEVRELSSPDELEELMRVFDDVWRPDPTRRPVGIDMLRALSHSGNYVSGAFIGDHLAGGSVAFLSAPAGEALHSHITGVSRRGRGHHVGYLLKMHQRKWALERGLTTITWTFDPLVARNAYFNITKLGAEPVHYYEDFYGELGDELGGGADSDRVLMSWALHDELPGSVDGVGSVEALIADGAVPVIDDSDRSRPIAHHERIEPDATVVVALPRDVEAMRVSHPLDAARWRIVLRDAMSPLLLDGDARRSVRFLRSGHYVFGPAGSGVR; encoded by the coding sequence ATGTCGCATTCACCGGCTCCTGTCGAGGTTCGCCCAGTGAAGTCCAGCCCGGTCGAGGTTCGCGAACTGTCCTCCCCCGACGAGCTCGAAGAACTGATGCGGGTCTTCGACGACGTCTGGCGGCCGGACCCGACGAGACGTCCGGTGGGCATCGACATGCTGCGGGCGCTGTCGCACTCGGGCAACTATGTCTCCGGCGCCTTCATCGGTGATCACCTGGCCGGTGGGAGCGTGGCGTTCCTGTCGGCGCCGGCCGGTGAGGCCCTGCACAGCCACATCACCGGGGTCTCGCGACGCGGCCGCGGCCACCATGTCGGATACCTGCTGAAGATGCACCAGCGGAAGTGGGCGTTGGAACGTGGACTGACGACGATCACGTGGACCTTCGATCCGCTGGTCGCGCGGAACGCGTACTTCAACATCACCAAGCTGGGCGCCGAGCCGGTCCACTACTACGAGGACTTCTACGGCGAGCTCGGCGACGAGCTGGGCGGCGGCGCCGACTCCGATCGGGTGCTGATGTCGTGGGCGCTGCACGACGAACTGCCCGGGAGCGTGGACGGCGTCGGGAGTGTGGAGGCGCTGATTGCCGACGGTGCGGTGCCGGTGATCGACGATTCCGACCGGTCGCGTCCGATCGCCCACCACGAGCGGATCGAGCCCGACGCGACGGTGGTGGTGGCGTTGCCGCGGGACGTCGAGGCGATGCGGGTGAGTCATCCGCTCGATGCGGCCCGGTGGCGGATCGTGTTGCGGGATGCGATGTCGCCGTTGCTACTCGACGGTGATGCCCGACGGTCGGTGCGCTTCCTGCGATCGGGTCACTACGTGTTCGGTCCGGCGGGGTCGGGGGTGCGGTGA
- a CDS encoding copper resistance CopC family protein, with the protein MRKRSLLLVLAALACLGLVGTWSAPAASAHSRLVSSDPDDGASLPAGPQTVTLTFNEGIQSAYAVLNVVGPDDHFWQSGDPKVDGSTVSVGMRELGPTGKYTINYRVTSADGHVVSGQRSFELTVAGNGEPGPLADASADQSDDGIPVWYFIVGAVVVLVVGLGVVFWLTRPKTRS; encoded by the coding sequence ATGCGTAAGCGTTCGCTGCTGTTGGTCCTGGCGGCGCTGGCATGTCTCGGGCTGGTCGGGACCTGGTCGGCGCCCGCGGCGTCAGCGCATTCGCGCCTGGTGTCCTCCGATCCCGACGACGGCGCGAGCCTGCCCGCAGGTCCCCAGACCGTCACGCTGACGTTCAACGAGGGCATCCAGTCCGCGTACGCGGTGCTCAACGTCGTCGGACCCGACGATCACTTCTGGCAATCCGGTGACCCGAAGGTCGACGGCAGCACGGTGAGCGTCGGCATGCGGGAGCTCGGACCGACCGGCAAGTACACGATCAACTACCGGGTCACCTCCGCCGACGGGCACGTGGTCAGCGGGCAGCGCAGCTTCGAGCTCACGGTCGCCGGCAACGGCGAGCCGGGCCCGCTCGCCGACGCCTCCGCTGATCAGTCCGACGACGGAATCCCGGTGTGGTACTTCATCGTCGGGGCCGTCGTTGTCCTGGTCGTGGGTCTCGGGGTCGTGTTCTGGCTGACCCGCCCCAAGACACGGAGCTGA
- a CDS encoding copper resistance D family protein yields MRVVAGVPVLFAGLLVSWLLARPDGPDPVALPATLALGASVVALGLALLPTVDADPSSRWIGALAGVWVVATLISAWLRTADRSGQDVLEVSAGDFGDVLTSGASEMVALVTGLLIVAWAVLDLLTAVEIPVLVVGALASIGVLATAIAGHAGNNALGPFLVGAHALAAAWWCGLLAAIVLSVRGRSGWARSLPVFSRRAPWAVGVIAVTGVVAALTEIDGLSALVTTGYGRILLAKVGMLAALVGVAAWHRRRWVPAVERHRQTETASIRNAAVELALMAVVLGLAAGLSATAP; encoded by the coding sequence GTGAGGGTCGTGGCCGGTGTCCCGGTCCTGTTCGCCGGACTGCTGGTGAGCTGGTTGCTCGCCCGCCCCGACGGACCGGATCCGGTGGCACTGCCCGCGACCCTCGCGCTCGGCGCCTCCGTGGTGGCGCTCGGCCTCGCCCTGTTGCCGACCGTCGACGCCGACCCGTCGTCGAGATGGATCGGTGCACTCGCCGGGGTCTGGGTGGTGGCGACGCTGATCAGTGCCTGGTTGCGCACCGCCGACCGGTCGGGCCAGGACGTGCTCGAGGTCAGTGCCGGCGACTTCGGTGACGTCCTGACCTCGGGCGCCTCCGAGATGGTCGCGCTGGTCACGGGCTTGCTCATCGTGGCGTGGGCGGTACTCGACCTGCTGACCGCCGTCGAGATCCCCGTCCTGGTGGTCGGGGCGCTCGCGTCGATCGGTGTGCTCGCCACCGCGATCGCCGGTCACGCCGGCAACAACGCGCTCGGCCCGTTCCTCGTCGGCGCCCATGCGCTGGCTGCCGCCTGGTGGTGTGGCCTGCTCGCCGCGATCGTCCTCTCCGTGCGGGGCAGGTCCGGGTGGGCTCGGAGTCTGCCGGTGTTCTCCCGGCGGGCGCCCTGGGCGGTCGGCGTGATCGCGGTGACCGGCGTGGTCGCCGCACTGACCGAGATCGACGGCCTGTCAGCGCTGGTCACCACCGGCTACGGCCGGATTCTGCTGGCGAAGGTCGGGATGCTGGCCGCGCTGGTGGGTGTCGCCGCCTGGCATCGGCGACGCTGGGTGCCGGCCGTCGAACGCCATCGTCAAACCGAGACCGCGTCCATCCGCAACGCCGCCGTCGAGCTGGCGCTGATGGCCGTCGTGCTGGGTCTGGCCGCTGGACTGTCGGCGACCGCGCCCTGA
- a CDS encoding alpha/beta fold hydrolase — protein MIDIARPKIEGSIAVADGDRRIGFAEYGSATGRAIIWLHGTPGARRQIPVEARGYAAERGVRLIGLDRPGVGSSTPHRYENIAAFAPDLETVLEALGIGEFAIIGLSGGGPYTLGVAHAMPDRVVAAGILGGVAPTVGPDRIPGGAMRLGSFLAPAVNAAGSQIGQVLSIGLRFARPIAEPAITVYGHFSPEADRELLARPEFRAMFLDDLLHGGRRAMEAPFADVVVFAKDWGFRVPDVQVPVRWWHGDHDHIIPYAHGEHMVSLLPDAKLFEMPGESHLSTLHMATDIMDELLAIWDQSRG, from the coding sequence ATGATCGACATCGCCCGACCGAAAATCGAGGGGTCAATCGCCGTGGCCGACGGTGATCGTCGCATCGGGTTCGCCGAGTACGGATCAGCTACCGGCCGGGCCATCATCTGGCTCCACGGGACGCCCGGAGCACGTCGGCAGATCCCCGTCGAAGCCCGCGGATATGCCGCTGAGCGGGGTGTTCGCCTGATCGGGCTGGACCGGCCGGGCGTCGGGTCGTCGACGCCGCACCGGTACGAGAACATCGCCGCATTCGCCCCCGACCTCGAGACCGTGCTCGAAGCACTGGGCATCGGCGAGTTCGCCATCATCGGCCTCTCCGGCGGCGGGCCGTACACGCTTGGTGTGGCGCACGCGATGCCCGACCGCGTCGTCGCCGCAGGCATCCTCGGCGGCGTCGCCCCCACCGTCGGACCCGATCGCATCCCCGGTGGCGCGATGCGACTCGGATCGTTCCTGGCTCCCGCCGTGAACGCGGCGGGCTCACAGATCGGGCAGGTCCTGAGCATCGGACTGCGATTCGCCCGACCCATCGCCGAGCCGGCCATCACCGTCTACGGCCACTTCTCCCCCGAAGCCGACCGGGAACTGTTGGCACGACCCGAGTTCCGGGCCATGTTCCTCGATGACCTGCTCCACGGCGGACGTCGCGCGATGGAGGCACCGTTCGCCGACGTCGTCGTCTTCGCCAAGGACTGGGGCTTCCGCGTCCCCGACGTCCAGGTGCCCGTGCGCTGGTGGCACGGCGACCACGATCACATCATCCCGTACGCCCACGGCGAGCACATGGTGTCGCTGCTGCCCGACGCCAAACTGTTCGAGATGCCCGGCGAGAGCCACCTCAGCACGCTGCACATGGCCACCGACATCATGGACGAGCTGCTGGCGATCTGGGATCAGTCGCGGGGTTGA
- a CDS encoding alpha/beta fold hydrolase, with translation MIPEFLNGAARAVRHVFSPHPATDIPEGQMLDLPGRGRAFVTDSGPRDAPAVFLLHSVLTTGLLCWYPTIPAINDRYRVITLDARWHGRGIESETFDLRDCADDVVAVADVLGIDRFVAAGFSMGGGIAQLVWRRHPERVSGLVLCSTGPFFSTSDPRHRRSSERTGRILTPLYRMLPRVSEKSLNKTTSHTSVWALRQFFSTPLSHLGEFGNGLGQFDSRSWLSEIDVPTAVVVSTRDRVVEPERQQLLLDGIPGSQRFEVDGGHACCVLGARFFIPPFTEALDVVSSRAAVKVPPAG, from the coding sequence GTGATCCCCGAGTTTCTCAATGGCGCCGCCCGAGCGGTTCGCCACGTCTTCTCGCCCCACCCGGCCACAGACATTCCCGAAGGTCAGATGCTCGACCTGCCCGGTCGTGGACGCGCCTTCGTCACCGATTCGGGACCCCGCGACGCACCGGCGGTGTTTCTGCTGCACTCGGTGCTGACCACCGGCCTGTTGTGCTGGTATCCGACGATCCCGGCGATCAACGACCGGTATCGGGTGATCACCCTCGACGCCCGCTGGCACGGCCGCGGCATCGAGTCCGAGACCTTCGACCTCCGGGACTGCGCCGACGACGTGGTCGCCGTCGCCGACGTCCTCGGCATCGACCGGTTCGTCGCCGCCGGCTTCTCGATGGGCGGCGGCATCGCGCAGCTGGTGTGGCGTCGACACCCCGAGCGGGTGTCGGGGCTGGTGCTCTGCTCGACGGGCCCGTTCTTCAGCACCAGCGATCCCAGACACCGGCGGTCGTCGGAACGGACCGGCCGCATCCTGACGCCGCTGTACCGAATGCTCCCGCGTGTCTCCGAGAAGAGCCTCAACAAGACGACGTCCCACACGTCTGTCTGGGCGCTGCGCCAGTTCTTCTCGACGCCGCTGTCGCATCTCGGCGAGTTCGGCAACGGTCTGGGACAGTTCGACTCCCGCAGCTGGCTCTCCGAGATCGACGTGCCCACCGCAGTGGTCGTGTCGACCCGCGACCGGGTCGTCGAACCCGAACGCCAGCAACTGCTGCTCGACGGAATCCCCGGATCGCAGCGTTTCGAGGTCGACGGCGGGCACGCCTGCTGCGTCCTCGGCGCCCGCTTTTTCATCCCGCCGTTCACCGAGGCCCTCGACGTGGTGAGCTCGCGGGCAGCAGTGAAGGTGCCGCCGGCAGGGTGA
- a CDS encoding glycosyltransferase family 2 protein — MTDLDPGGATTTLPDDMSARRPLSRVQRVGLLIVAGMVAVGFVIDWRTALSATLSICAVYFVISSLDKFVLVTRGMSGRGVIRVSDEEARAIPDAELPVYTVLLPVYGEPEIVTNLVVGVGQIDYPADKLDILLVLESDDHATLDAIADADLAGITPVLVPPSEPRTKPKACNHAMSLPSERSELVTIYDAEDIPDPLQLRRAAAVFAAEAPDVASVQARLGYFNERDNLLTRWFAIEYDQWFSYMLPALSASKCVIPLGGTSNHIRTEVLREVGGWDAFNVTEDADLGIRLARFGYRTVVLDSLTEEEANADVVNWVRQRSRWYKGYLQTFLVHTRHPTAMVRELGVVPTLRIANLTAGMPIANTLNLAFWALLLVWFAGKPDFMCGLFPGPVFYLCLFMFTVGNLATVLLGVVSARTRGKPHLLGAALLVPGYWFLQSMAAVKSMAQLVYKPSYWEKTVHGLSAMPGVSRPSKGAGNVQP, encoded by the coding sequence GTGACCGACCTCGACCCGGGTGGCGCCACGACGACGCTGCCCGATGACATGTCGGCGCGCCGGCCGCTGAGCCGGGTCCAGCGGGTGGGTCTGCTGATCGTGGCCGGAATGGTCGCCGTGGGCTTCGTGATCGACTGGCGCACAGCCTTGTCGGCGACCCTCAGTATCTGTGCCGTCTACTTCGTGATCTCCAGTCTCGACAAGTTCGTCCTCGTCACCCGGGGAATGTCCGGACGCGGCGTCATCAGGGTGTCCGACGAGGAGGCCCGCGCCATCCCCGACGCCGAGCTGCCGGTGTACACGGTTCTGCTCCCCGTGTACGGCGAACCGGAAATCGTGACCAATCTCGTCGTCGGTGTCGGTCAGATCGATTATCCGGCAGACAAACTCGACATCCTGCTGGTCCTGGAGAGCGACGATCACGCGACCCTCGACGCCATCGCGGACGCCGATCTCGCCGGCATCACCCCGGTCCTCGTGCCGCCGAGCGAGCCCCGCACCAAACCCAAGGCCTGCAATCACGCGATGAGCCTGCCGTCGGAGCGCAGCGAGCTCGTCACCATCTACGACGCCGAGGACATCCCCGATCCGCTTCAGCTCCGACGCGCCGCGGCGGTGTTCGCGGCCGAGGCGCCCGACGTGGCCTCCGTCCAGGCCCGCCTCGGCTACTTCAACGAACGGGACAACCTGCTCACCCGGTGGTTCGCCATCGAGTACGACCAGTGGTTCTCGTACATGCTGCCGGCGCTGAGTGCGTCGAAATGTGTGATCCCCCTGGGCGGTACGTCCAATCACATCCGCACCGAGGTGCTGCGCGAGGTGGGTGGCTGGGACGCCTTCAACGTCACCGAAGACGCCGACCTCGGGATCCGCCTCGCGCGCTTCGGATATCGCACGGTGGTCTTGGACTCGCTGACCGAGGAGGAAGCGAACGCCGACGTGGTGAACTGGGTCCGTCAGCGATCGCGGTGGTATAAGGGCTATCTCCAGACCTTCCTGGTGCATACCCGGCATCCCACTGCGATGGTCCGTGAGCTCGGGGTGGTGCCGACGCTGCGGATCGCGAACCTGACGGCGGGGATGCCGATCGCCAACACCCTCAACCTCGCGTTCTGGGCGTTGCTGCTGGTGTGGTTCGCGGGCAAACCCGATTTCATGTGCGGACTGTTCCCGGGGCCGGTGTTCTACCTGTGCCTCTTCATGTTCACGGTGGGGAATCTCGCGACCGTTCTGCTCGGCGTGGTCTCCGCCCGTACGCGGGGCAAGCCGCATCTGCTCGGTGCCGCTCTGCTCGTGCCCGGCTACTGGTTTCTGCAGTCGATGGCCGCGGTCAAGAGCATGGCGCAGCTCGTCTACAAGCCGTCCTACTGGGAGAAGACCGTGCACGGCCTGTCCGCCATGCCGGGAGTCTCGCGCCCGTCGAAAGGGGCCGGAAATGTCCAGCCGTAG
- a CDS encoding ArnT family glycosyltransferase codes for MTIATAERAPAVPDRTVDRPVRPRARFTPQQRWGTVLFVVLLAGYLAVGVYLYLVVGYINPDASSRVGNAAFTIWSRDPHLGAIGFVWNPLPSLVEIPLVELSAHWPLNRWPELRGVGFAGAVMSAFFMAGAGWQVRRIAIDYRCGAVLRWSAVAAFALNPMVVLYAGIGMSEAPFLFFLLWTCRRILLWINRFAIIDLVIAGVALGLAYLTRYEALPVAAAVTLGVFVVSTLRNRSRSRAGRAAWRAGVPFGVHDATIVALPVAFAFVLWAVCGWLLDGSAFAQFSSQYGNASQVAAAGIISVEDVGAGPLAQVIAGNLLGMQPLLPAVLAIVGWVALRSRRLDAAVVGVVFGSVLLFQMSAVILGSTFGWFRFYMAATPLVVVAVLVVSGNRGGAAELRLSRTLSSGRSLRRPRIEGLSLLMTAVLVTSIPVTATSMLNPSLGKEEYGLRSAFWPDRYPPSGFWFYWFGEVSRNVAGWFDDQNLPEGSVLVDTFGISRIWLFSDRPEQFVIRSDFDFFAKLNQPAARGVQYILSPRPTGLGRLDAINVRYPTLWDDGAGIATLEMTVTSPSGTPQFRIYRIDGG; via the coding sequence ATGACGATCGCGACCGCGGAACGCGCCCCGGCGGTCCCGGACCGCACGGTCGACAGGCCAGTCCGGCCCCGTGCGCGATTCACGCCGCAACAGCGTTGGGGAACAGTGCTGTTCGTCGTGCTTCTCGCCGGATACCTGGCGGTCGGCGTCTACCTGTATCTGGTGGTGGGCTACATCAATCCCGACGCCAGCAGTCGGGTGGGCAATGCGGCGTTCACGATCTGGAGTCGTGACCCGCACCTGGGGGCCATCGGGTTCGTGTGGAATCCGTTGCCGAGTCTCGTCGAGATCCCCCTCGTGGAGCTCAGCGCGCACTGGCCGTTGAACCGGTGGCCGGAATTGCGGGGTGTCGGTTTCGCGGGTGCGGTGATGAGCGCGTTCTTCATGGCCGGTGCGGGTTGGCAGGTTCGGCGGATAGCGATCGATTACCGATGCGGTGCGGTGCTGCGCTGGTCGGCTGTCGCCGCCTTCGCGTTGAACCCGATGGTCGTGCTCTACGCCGGCATCGGGATGAGTGAGGCGCCGTTCCTGTTCTTCCTGTTGTGGACGTGTCGTCGAATCCTGCTCTGGATCAACCGCTTCGCGATCATCGACCTGGTGATCGCCGGTGTGGCATTGGGATTGGCCTACCTGACCCGGTACGAAGCACTGCCGGTCGCGGCGGCGGTGACACTCGGGGTGTTCGTGGTGTCGACCCTGCGCAACCGCAGTCGGAGCCGGGCGGGCCGGGCCGCATGGCGAGCGGGTGTGCCGTTCGGGGTGCACGACGCCACGATCGTCGCATTGCCGGTGGCGTTCGCGTTCGTCCTGTGGGCGGTGTGCGGTTGGCTCCTCGACGGGAGCGCGTTCGCCCAGTTCTCGTCGCAGTACGGCAACGCTTCTCAGGTCGCCGCGGCCGGCATCATCTCCGTCGAGGACGTCGGCGCGGGACCGCTCGCGCAGGTGATCGCCGGCAACCTGCTCGGTATGCAGCCACTCCTACCCGCGGTTCTGGCGATCGTGGGGTGGGTCGCGCTCCGGTCGCGCCGCCTCGACGCCGCGGTGGTCGGCGTGGTGTTCGGTTCGGTCCTGCTGTTCCAGATGTCGGCCGTGATCCTCGGCTCGACCTTCGGCTGGTTCCGCTTCTACATGGCGGCGACACCGCTGGTGGTGGTCGCCGTCCTGGTGGTGTCCGGAAACCGAGGCGGCGCAGCGGAGTTGCGTCTCTCCCGCACCCTGAGTAGCGGTCGGAGCTTGCGGAGACCGCGTATCGAAGGGTTGTCGCTCCTCATGACCGCCGTCCTCGTCACGTCGATCCCGGTCACCGCCACGTCGATGCTCAACCCGTCGCTGGGGAAGGAGGAATACGGGCTGCGCTCGGCCTTCTGGCCGGACCGCTATCCGCCGTCGGGATTCTGGTTCTACTGGTTCGGCGAGGTGTCACGGAATGTCGCCGGCTGGTTCGACGACCAGAACCTGCCCGAGGGGTCGGTTCTGGTCGACACCTTCGGGATCTCCCGGATCTGGCTCTTCTCTGATCGCCCGGAGCAGTTCGTCATCCGCAGTGACTTCGACTTCTTTGCGAAGCTCAATCAACCTGCGGCACGGGGTGTGCAGTACATCCTGTCGCCCCGGCCCACCGGTCTGGGCCGGCTCGACGCGATCAACGTCCGCTATCCGACGCTGTGGGACGACGGGGCGGGGATCGCCACGCTCGAGATGACCGTCACGAGTCCCAGCGGGACCCCGCAGTTCCGTATCTACCGGATCGACGGCGGCTGA
- a CDS encoding SGNH/GDSL hydrolase family protein, with protein MFNAVKRIVGSAPIWAWIVMVVCAVVLVVGLIVSSNRTAPTTDSAAAMTPTNSTPLEQPATLAFIEDAKAHAAEPRTIVLLGDSTGAARDGWAPKVGSAISQTLQRPMATKFWNTTTNDYGAMVGLGDGPNGPIGFWNASASGKDANYALENLGKMIPADVTPDLIMLNFGHTQDAETPLAEQLQPLIAQLRKQYPNADLVAIKQSPAQGKNTGERTAGFASAMDAEGIQVIDVYSAFPTDDAALAPLLKDTVNPSAAGQQIWTTTVLKAFEVQA; from the coding sequence ATGTTCAATGCCGTAAAGCGCATTGTGGGTTCTGCACCGATCTGGGCATGGATCGTCATGGTTGTGTGCGCAGTGGTGCTCGTTGTCGGTCTCATCGTGTCGAGCAATCGAACCGCTCCGACGACCGACTCGGCGGCGGCAATGACCCCCACCAACTCGACCCCGCTCGAGCAGCCCGCCACCCTCGCCTTCATCGAGGACGCCAAAGCGCATGCTGCTGAGCCCAGAACGATTGTGCTGCTCGGCGATTCGACCGGAGCCGCCCGCGACGGCTGGGCACCCAAGGTCGGCAGCGCGATCAGCCAGACCCTGCAGCGGCCGATGGCGACCAAATTCTGGAACACCACGACCAATGACTACGGCGCAATGGTCGGGCTCGGCGACGGCCCGAACGGACCGATCGGATTCTGGAATGCCAGCGCTTCCGGAAAAGATGCGAATTACGCACTCGAGAATCTCGGCAAGATGATTCCTGCAGATGTCACGCCGGATTTAATCATGCTTAATTTCGGACATACGCAGGATGCCGAAACCCCGCTCGCCGAACAGCTGCAGCCGCTCATCGCACAGCTCCGCAAGCAATACCCGAACGCCGACCTCGTCGCGATCAAGCAGAGCCCGGCACAGGGTAAGAACACCGGTGAGCGGACCGCCGGCTTCGCGTCGGCCATGGACGCCGAGGGCATCCAGGTCATCGACGTCTACTCCGCCTTCCCCACCGACGACGCCGCGCTCGCTCCGCTGCTGAAGGACACTGTCAACCCGAGCGCCGCCGGGCAGCAGATCTGGACGACGACCGTTCTCAAGGCTTTTGAGGTTCAGGCGTAG
- a CDS encoding lipase family protein, translating into MAVVSVFGVGISACSSSSGDDWTAGTSSSAASSTSVVLSAEAVEQRGQIVQADDIPGSWTLPDGTVGKRLVYRSTSGVDGTATNVSGAVFVPGSTPPAGGWPLIAYAHGTTGITPDCAPSDQADMFGDLTAVRDFLDTGYAVVTTDYQGLGTRTGRQPPHPYLEPRTAAYNVIDAARAAQSAGLGISPRWLAAGRSQGGAATWSTAEEFAGYGGGSGELLGVVAVAPLLDPRYFATRAQENTLTRAQQHLYPLVVHGVSQADPAVKPGDHLSNLHTSAAPTCADDRTAVSLLSVPAHTSLGAVTPEAARILHARLAAYTLPRTATKVPILAVYSAADDVIPVDVMEDTLRRACDAGDRVLSDRHEQQGHIVDPGPAMAAWVRDRVAGLPAPSNC; encoded by the coding sequence ATTGCCGTCGTGTCCGTTTTCGGTGTCGGGATCTCGGCGTGTTCGTCGTCGTCGGGGGACGATTGGACGGCCGGCACATCGAGCTCGGCGGCGTCGTCGACGTCGGTTGTGCTGAGCGCGGAAGCCGTCGAGCAGCGCGGGCAAATCGTCCAGGCAGACGACATTCCCGGTTCCTGGACATTGCCGGACGGCACCGTCGGAAAAAGGCTGGTCTATCGGTCCACCTCGGGGGTCGACGGGACAGCGACGAATGTGAGTGGCGCGGTCTTCGTTCCGGGTTCCACTCCCCCGGCCGGCGGCTGGCCGCTGATCGCTTATGCGCACGGAACCACCGGCATCACGCCCGACTGCGCGCCGTCGGACCAAGCGGACATGTTCGGCGACCTGACCGCGGTCCGGGACTTCCTCGACACGGGATATGCCGTGGTCACCACCGATTACCAGGGACTCGGCACCCGCACCGGACGCCAGCCGCCGCACCCGTATCTCGAACCGCGCACCGCCGCCTACAACGTCATCGACGCCGCTCGGGCGGCTCAGTCCGCCGGCCTCGGCATCAGCCCTCGCTGGCTGGCCGCGGGACGGTCGCAGGGTGGTGCGGCGACCTGGTCGACTGCCGAGGAGTTCGCCGGTTACGGCGGCGGCAGCGGCGAACTGCTGGGCGTCGTGGCCGTCGCACCGCTGCTCGATCCCCGGTACTTCGCGACGCGCGCGCAGGAGAACACACTCACCCGCGCACAACAGCATCTGTATCCCCTGGTGGTGCACGGGGTCTCGCAGGCCGATCCGGCGGTGAAGCCCGGCGATCACCTCTCCAACCTCCACACCTCCGCGGCACCGACGTGTGCGGACGACCGGACCGCGGTGTCGTTGCTGTCGGTGCCGGCGCACACCTCCCTGGGCGCCGTGACGCCCGAAGCCGCCCGAATCCTGCACGCGCGCCTCGCGGCCTACACCCTGCCCCGGACCGCGACCAAGGTGCCGATCCTCGCGGTGTACTCGGCCGCCGATGACGTCATTCCCGTCGATGTGATGGAAGACACACTTCGACGCGCATGTGACGCCGGGGATCGGGTACTGAGTGACCGTCACGAACAACAGGGGCATATCGTCGACCCTGGCCCCGCTATGGCGGCCTGGGTCCGCGACCGAGTTGCCGGATTGCCCGCACCGAGTAATTGTTGA